A window from Bufo bufo chromosome 1, aBufBuf1.1, whole genome shotgun sequence encodes these proteins:
- the LOC120989003 gene encoding zona pellucida sperm-binding protein 3-like — translation MLLGIRWSWLLVVLIYGSGFSSALVRHRRQPDTRWRNYQPGWGSSRTVSAVGSPRGNPLSPVSGIGSLSSGTVSGWGRMYPGVGFQSRQLTQPPPIMNPSSPVSVQCAEDSMVVTVQRDFYGNGRLVNPSDLVLGTCTASSQASVNTVVFQIALQECGSNLEMFSDILIYMINLSYTPTTSPNVPIIRSNPAVVPIWCYYPRFDNVSSNAIKPTWAPYSTTVSSEERLSFSLTLMTEDWSAPRPSLVYQLGEIFYMEAFVDIENHVPMMLFVDGCVATLTPDETSNPHYDIISYNGCLIDGMLGDSFSAFVSPRPEANKLQFTVNAFRFINSDLSMIYITCQLRAADINQTPDPMNKACSYNKATSSWSPVEGPSANCQCCNTRNCATVGSRRTAWGPQSARSRGVGKRDVGSHLEKYTLARLGPLLVTGSKPNQVSKDGISQASRMGVEEPLQLWVLVAMGSVTSVVVAVTLVVAAKCLLKKKKPLTNSPEIKNGVKCLLVLGSFCLNRRYQWLYGTGFM, via the exons ATGTTGTTAGGAATTAGGTGGAGTTGGCTGCTTGTGGTTCTAATCTATGGGTCAGGCTTTAGCAGTGCCTTGGTTAGACACAGGCGCCAGCCAGACACTCGGTGGAGGAATTATCAGCCTGGATGGGGATCTTCTAGAACTGTATCTGCAGTAGGTTCTCCTAGGGGAAATCCTCTGTCTCCAGTTTCTGGAATTGGCTCTCTAAGTTCTGGTACTGTGTCTGGATGGGGTCGCATGTATCCTGGAGTAGGCTTTCAGTCCAGACAGCTTACACAGCCCCCACCGATTATGAACCCCTCATCCCCTGTCAGTGTGCAGTGTGCTGAGGACAGTATGGTGGTGACTGTGCAGAGAGACTTCTATGGTAATGGTAGGCTGGTGAATCCTTCAGACCTGGTCCTCGGGACCTGCACAGCTAGCTCTCAGGCTTCAGTTAATACTGTAGTCTTTCAAATTGCTCTTCAAGAATGTGGAAGCAACCTAGAG ATGTTTTCAGATATACTTATCTACATGATCAACTTGTCTTACACCCCCACCACCTCCCCCAATGTGCCCAtcatccggtccaatcctgcagtgGTTCCCATCTGGTGTTACTACCCACG ATTTGACAATGTAAGCAGCAATGCCATCAAGCCAACATGGGCTCCCTACAGCACCACAGTGAGCTCAGAAGAAAGGTTGTCTTTCTCCTTGACTCTCATGACTG AGGACTGGAGTGCTCCTCGTCCATCACTGGTCTACCAGCTTGGTGAGATCTTCTACATGGAGGCCTTTGTGGACATAGAGAACCACGTCCCGATGATGCTGTTTGTTGATGGCTGTGTTGCCACTCTTACTCCAGATGAGACGTCTAATCCTCACTATGATATCATTTCTTATAATGG GTGCTTGATCGATGGAATGCTAGGTGATTCTTTTTCAGCCTTTGTTTCTCCAAGACCTGAAGCAAACAAGCTTCAATTCACAGTTAATGCCTTCAGGttcattaacagtgacctttctATG ATCTACATAACCTGTCAACTAAGAGCTGCTGACATCAACCAGACCCCTGATCCAATGAACAAGGCCTGCTCCTACAACAAGGCTACCAGCAG TTGGTCACCTGTGGAAGGCCCCAGTGCGAACTGCCAGTGCTGCAACACTAGGAACTGTGCTACAGTTGGCAGCCGGAGAACAGCATGGGGCCCACAATCTGCCAGGTCAAGAGGAGTTGGGAAGAGAGATGTTG GTTCTCATCTAGAGAAATACACTCTGGCCAGACTGGGCCCTCTTCTAGTGACTGGATCTAAGCCTAACCAGGTATCCAAAGATGGAATTTCCCAAGCTTCCAGAATGGGTGTAGAAGAACCTCTGCAGTTGTGGGTGCTGGTGGCCATGGGCTCAGTCACTTCAGTAGTTGTTGCTGTGACTCTGGTTGTGGCTGCAAAATgtcttctgaaaaaaaaaaaacctctcacaaATAGTCCAGAAATAAAAAATGGGGTAAAATGTTTACTTGTTCTTGGGTCTTTTTGCCTCAATCGACGGTATCAATGGTTGTATGGGACTGGTTTCATGTGA